A single window of Mycolicibacterium aurum DNA harbors:
- a CDS encoding DUF2505 domain-containing protein has product MARSFSGSAESTASVEGIHTAFGREDYWRDRLATSKVVTTLDSLDVHTDGTVAVRYTVDLGRQLLPGPVATLMPGGVSMQYRETWSPEGDRQVCGRIAVSVSGGLGSCDAQTWLEPVAHGSQLRFTGRVAVRIPLVGGSLEKSIGADLAQNIPSVLSYTADWITERA; this is encoded by the coding sequence GTGGCTCGTTCGTTCAGCGGCTCGGCCGAATCCACCGCGAGCGTCGAGGGAATCCATACGGCCTTCGGTCGCGAGGACTACTGGCGGGATCGCCTGGCGACCAGCAAGGTCGTCACCACGCTGGATTCGCTGGACGTCCACACCGACGGGACCGTCGCGGTGCGCTACACCGTGGACCTCGGCCGCCAGCTGCTCCCGGGGCCGGTAGCCACGCTCATGCCGGGCGGCGTGTCGATGCAGTACCGGGAGACGTGGAGCCCCGAGGGCGACCGGCAGGTGTGCGGTCGGATCGCCGTGTCGGTCTCCGGCGGCCTGGGATCGTGTGACGCGCAGACGTGGCTGGAGCCGGTCGCGCACGGGTCGCAATTGCGCTTCACCGGCCGCGTGGCGGTGAGGATCCCGTTGGTGGGCGGGAGCCTGGAGAAGTCCATCGGAGCCGATTTGGCCCAGAACATCCCCTCGGTGCTGAGCTACACCGCCGACTGGATTACCGAACGTGCGTGA
- a CDS encoding amino acid adenylation domain-containing protein, giving the protein MFPLTRAQLDIWLEQEMGHFGAEWQFGLLVRIEGGVELDALEWAIQRVIHEAEPVRVAIFEEDGHVFQRPVDYPHVDLEFHDLSGAGDPEREAQDMALAIQRTPLPFDGPLFRFALLQIGFDDYYLFGCFHHIVTDGAGLGLIGNRVASVYSALVSGEPVPPAFFGSLQDLVDCEVAYEASSEHDGDQTYWAENLPTQSAPRHRSPHPSVERDPNQLSTPVQLDPAVIRRVQELADVWNMPRASVITAACALMIPGHSAAQSEVVLDFPVSRRVVAESKTLPGMVAGVAPLVLNLSAGSTVTSFCEHVAERIRDTLAHQRFPVHALERKVLGLDQRTDRVVIDFLPHAFTLDFGGVQASASMTNSGFVGGFGLIFSGTGDELFLSTLGAGDVFSNCGAADLARRLERVLVAMAADPTRKLSSIDVLDEAERTTLHDWGNRAALTRAVAPAATIPALFATQAARTPDAPAVTFGELSLTYRGLDETAQRVAQKLVDRGVGPGQRVALLLPRSADAVVAMVAVTRTGAAYVPIDPAVPAARREFVLADSAPIAVITTAELVDQLDGREPVVLDIGDLADPAFRPETPLPVPEPDDGAYVIYTSGTTGTPKGVAIPHRNVTRLLETLDADMGLAGQVWSQCHSLAFDFSVWEIWGALLYGGRVVVVPDPVVRSPEELHALLVAERVTILSQTPSAFYALQAADALAPELGRQLALQAVVFGGEALEPHRLAAWLDAHPVAPRLINMYGITETTVHASFREIVAGDIEGGVSPIGVPLGHLGFVVLDSWLQPVPVGVVGELYVAGAGVADGYVGRAGLSASRFVACPFGAPGQRMYRTGDLMCWGADGELRYLGRADEQVKIRGYRIELGEVQAALAALDGVAQAEVIAREDRPGDKRLVGYVTATSADLDPAQLRGALADRLPEYMIPAAVVVIDAMPLTVNGKLDKRALPAPEYQHVDAYRAPADAVEEILAGIYAQVLGLEKVGVDESFFELGGDSILSMQVVARARAAGVLCRPRDVFAEQTVARLAQVATLIDTDSDVAADGAGPVLATPIIRWLESLEAAGSPVAHFNQTVVVQAPIGTTEADVLVMVQLLLDRHAMLRLRVDRDDAGGWSLVVPETGSVDARSRLHTVDELTDDAVLHAGTQLNPAAGVMLSAVWVTSTRRLVAIIHHLAVDGVSWRILLEELNLAWAQHRAGHQVQLPPPGTSFARWASLLAEYAHRAEVVGEADLWRQIAATPAALPDVDTRADTLATAGNLSVYLDIETTQMLLGEVPAAFHAGVHDILLIAFALAATEFLGISGAPISIDVEGHGRDEELAAPPGVPVDLSRTVGWFTAKYPVALDVGGLSWAQVVAGDARLGSVIKAAKEQLRGVPDGLNYGALRYLNDEVDLDGSDPPICFNYLGRQGATSAETSGDAWQICWDGLADISPSVKPPIPLMHTLELNAGTVDTDAGPLLGGAWTWAPSVLTHAQVSRLSGLWFDALAGICAHVRGGGGGLTPSDIAVGLSQQQIDELQRQYADS; this is encoded by the coding sequence GTGTTCCCTCTGACGCGCGCACAGCTGGACATCTGGCTTGAGCAGGAGATGGGTCATTTCGGCGCGGAGTGGCAATTCGGCCTGCTCGTCAGGATCGAAGGCGGGGTGGAACTCGATGCCCTCGAGTGGGCGATCCAGCGGGTGATCCACGAAGCCGAACCGGTCAGAGTCGCCATCTTCGAGGAGGACGGCCACGTCTTCCAGAGGCCCGTCGATTACCCTCACGTCGACCTAGAATTCCACGACCTCAGCGGCGCAGGCGATCCCGAGCGCGAAGCCCAGGACATGGCACTGGCGATCCAACGCACACCCCTGCCGTTCGACGGGCCGCTGTTCCGATTCGCCCTGTTACAGATCGGGTTTGACGACTACTACCTGTTCGGCTGTTTCCACCACATCGTCACCGACGGCGCCGGCCTCGGGCTGATCGGTAACAGGGTCGCCTCGGTCTACTCGGCACTCGTGTCCGGCGAACCCGTCCCGCCCGCATTCTTCGGCTCGCTGCAGGACTTGGTCGACTGCGAAGTGGCATACGAGGCGTCCAGCGAGCACGACGGCGACCAGACGTACTGGGCGGAGAATCTTCCCACCCAGAGCGCACCGCGACACCGGTCGCCGCACCCCTCGGTCGAGCGCGATCCCAATCAGCTGTCCACGCCCGTGCAGTTGGACCCCGCGGTCATCCGACGGGTGCAGGAACTGGCCGACGTGTGGAACATGCCGCGCGCATCGGTGATCACCGCGGCGTGCGCACTGATGATTCCGGGGCACTCCGCCGCACAGTCCGAGGTGGTCCTCGACTTCCCGGTCAGCAGACGCGTCGTCGCCGAGTCGAAGACGCTGCCCGGCATGGTGGCCGGGGTCGCGCCCCTTGTTCTCAACCTCTCGGCGGGGTCCACGGTGACGTCGTTCTGTGAGCACGTGGCCGAGCGAATCCGGGACACGCTGGCGCATCAGAGATTTCCGGTGCACGCGCTCGAGCGGAAAGTCCTCGGCCTGGATCAGCGGACCGACAGGGTGGTCATCGACTTCCTCCCGCATGCCTTCACTCTGGACTTCGGCGGAGTCCAGGCATCGGCATCGATGACCAACTCCGGCTTCGTGGGTGGCTTCGGATTGATCTTCTCCGGCACCGGTGACGAACTCTTTCTCAGCACATTGGGCGCCGGCGACGTGTTCTCGAACTGCGGCGCCGCGGACTTGGCCCGGCGTCTGGAACGAGTGCTGGTGGCGATGGCAGCCGATCCGACCCGAAAACTGTCGTCGATCGACGTACTCGACGAGGCCGAGCGCACCACGCTGCACGACTGGGGTAATCGGGCGGCATTGACACGGGCCGTCGCGCCGGCGGCGACGATTCCGGCGCTGTTCGCCACACAGGCGGCGCGTACCCCCGACGCGCCGGCAGTGACTTTCGGCGAACTGTCGCTGACGTATCGCGGACTCGACGAGACGGCGCAGCGGGTGGCGCAGAAGCTGGTCGACCGCGGTGTCGGACCCGGGCAGCGGGTGGCGTTGCTGCTGCCGCGATCTGCGGACGCCGTCGTGGCCATGGTGGCCGTCACCAGAACCGGGGCCGCCTACGTGCCGATCGATCCGGCAGTGCCGGCTGCTCGCCGAGAGTTCGTGCTTGCCGATTCCGCACCGATCGCAGTGATCACCACCGCGGAGTTGGTCGATCAGCTGGACGGCCGGGAACCGGTGGTTCTCGACATCGGCGACCTGGCCGACCCCGCCTTCCGACCCGAGACACCGTTACCGGTGCCGGAGCCCGACGACGGCGCGTACGTGATCTACACCTCGGGCACCACCGGCACGCCGAAGGGCGTGGCCATTCCCCACCGCAACGTGACCCGGCTGCTGGAGACCCTCGACGCCGACATGGGGCTGGCCGGCCAGGTGTGGTCGCAGTGTCACTCGCTGGCCTTCGATTTCTCCGTGTGGGAGATCTGGGGCGCGCTGCTCTACGGCGGCCGGGTGGTGGTGGTGCCCGATCCGGTGGTGCGATCACCGGAAGAGTTGCACGCGTTGCTGGTTGCCGAGCGGGTCACCATTCTCAGCCAGACCCCGTCGGCGTTCTACGCGCTGCAGGCTGCCGATGCGCTGGCGCCGGAGCTGGGCCGGCAGCTCGCGCTCCAGGCCGTCGTCTTCGGTGGCGAGGCGCTGGAACCACACCGTCTCGCGGCGTGGCTGGATGCTCACCCGGTGGCGCCGCGGCTGATCAACATGTACGGCATCACCGAGACCACGGTGCACGCGTCGTTCCGGGAGATCGTCGCCGGCGATATCGAGGGTGGCGTCAGTCCGATTGGGGTGCCGCTGGGCCATCTCGGCTTCGTCGTCCTCGACAGCTGGTTGCAGCCCGTGCCGGTCGGCGTCGTCGGCGAGCTGTACGTGGCCGGCGCCGGGGTGGCCGACGGATACGTCGGCCGGGCCGGCCTGTCGGCGAGCAGGTTCGTGGCGTGTCCGTTCGGCGCACCGGGGCAACGGATGTATCGCACCGGAGATCTGATGTGCTGGGGCGCCGACGGTGAGCTCCGTTATCTCGGTCGTGCCGACGAGCAGGTCAAGATCCGCGGGTATCGGATCGAGCTGGGGGAGGTCCAGGCGGCGCTGGCGGCGCTGGACGGCGTCGCCCAGGCGGAGGTGATCGCCCGCGAGGACCGCCCCGGCGACAAGCGTCTGGTCGGGTATGTCACCGCCACGTCAGCCGACCTCGATCCGGCACAGCTCCGCGGCGCGCTGGCAGACCGGTTGCCGGAGTACATGATTCCGGCCGCGGTGGTGGTCATCGACGCCATGCCGTTGACGGTGAACGGCAAACTCGACAAGCGGGCACTGCCTGCGCCTGAGTACCAGCACGTGGACGCCTACCGTGCCCCGGCCGACGCAGTGGAGGAGATCCTGGCCGGCATCTACGCCCAGGTGCTGGGACTGGAAAAGGTCGGGGTCGACGAGTCGTTCTTCGAGCTCGGCGGCGACAGCATCCTGTCGATGCAGGTGGTCGCCCGCGCCCGTGCCGCCGGCGTCCTGTGCCGTCCGCGCGACGTCTTCGCCGAGCAGACCGTGGCGCGGCTGGCCCAAGTGGCCACGTTGATCGACACCGACAGCGACGTCGCCGCCGATGGAGCCGGACCGGTGCTCGCCACCCCGATCATCCGGTGGCTGGAGAGTCTGGAAGCTGCGGGCAGCCCCGTGGCCCACTTCAACCAGACGGTGGTGGTGCAGGCCCCGATCGGCACCACCGAAGCCGACGTGCTGGTGATGGTGCAGCTCTTGCTGGATCGGCACGCCATGCTGCGGCTGCGGGTAGACCGCGACGATGCCGGCGGCTGGTCGCTGGTGGTCCCTGAAACCGGCTCAGTAGATGCCCGTTCGCGTCTGCACACAGTCGACGAACTGACCGACGACGCGGTGTTGCACGCCGGCACACAGCTGAACCCGGCCGCCGGGGTCATGCTGAGCGCGGTGTGGGTGACCTCGACCCGCCGATTGGTGGCGATCATCCACCACCTCGCGGTCGACGGGGTGTCGTGGCGAATCCTGTTGGAAGAACTCAATCTCGCGTGGGCCCAGCACCGTGCCGGTCACCAGGTGCAGTTGCCCCCACCCGGCACCTCCTTCGCCCGGTGGGCGTCACTGCTGGCCGAGTACGCACACCGCGCCGAGGTCGTCGGGGAGGCTGACCTCTGGCGGCAGATCGCGGCGACGCCTGCCGCATTACCTGACGTCGACACCCGAGCGGACACGTTGGCCACCGCCGGGAACCTGTCGGTGTATCTGGATATCGAGACCACCCAGATGCTGCTCGGTGAGGTCCCGGCCGCATTCCATGCTGGTGTGCACGACATCTTGCTGATCGCATTCGCCTTGGCCGCAACAGAATTCCTGGGCATCAGTGGTGCGCCCATCTCCATCGACGTCGAAGGCCACGGGCGCGACGAGGAGCTTGCAGCCCCACCCGGCGTGCCGGTCGACCTGTCGCGCACGGTGGGCTGGTTCACGGCCAAGTACCCGGTGGCTCTGGACGTGGGCGGACTGAGCTGGGCGCAGGTGGTGGCCGGCGATGCGAGGCTGGGTTCGGTGATCAAAGCCGCGAAGGAGCAGCTGCGGGGGGTTCCCGACGGCCTCAACTACGGGGCCCTGCGATACCTGAACGACGAGGTGGACCTGGACGGATCTGATCCGCCGATCTGCTTCAACTATCTGGGCCGTCAGGGTGCGACGAGCGCCGAAACATCGGGTGACGCGTGGCAGATCTGTTGGGACGGCCTGGCCGACATCAGCCCGAGCGTGAAGCCGCCCATACCGCTGATGCACACCCTGGAACTCAATGCCGGCACGGTGGACACCGACGCTGGACCGTTGCTGGGTGGGGCATGGACCTGGGCGCCCTCTGTCCTCACCCACGCACAGGTCAGCCGGCTGAGCGGATTGTGGTTCGACGCCCTGGCCGGCATCTGTGCGCACGTGCGCGGAGGCGGAGGCGGGCTGACCCCGTCGGACATCGCCGTCGGTCTCAGCCAACAGCAGATCGACGAGCTTCAGCGGCAATATGCAGATAGCTGA
- a CDS encoding class I SAM-dependent methyltransferase, with translation MNINNGLVMLADAWPGVNRIRAVQRALDGRTNPVYLEIGVSRGQAFQRISADVKIAVDPAFKLSERTRELADAKARTTHYFETTSDAFFDNERALLERHPIDVALIDGLHTYEQVVRDVEYTVQYLREDGVIFLHDCNPPFELAGRRAESWDDFIAQQKGPLVIGLWNGDVWKAIVHLRSTRPDLLVGVLKCDQGVGFVRKGTPESTLPYTPEQVEALTYADLKADRKRLLNLKPPRYVDELLGSGAGSTPK, from the coding sequence GTGAACATCAACAACGGGCTGGTGATGTTGGCAGACGCCTGGCCGGGCGTGAACCGGATCAGGGCCGTGCAGCGGGCACTCGACGGCCGGACGAACCCCGTCTACCTGGAAATCGGCGTGTCGCGGGGGCAGGCGTTCCAGCGGATCAGTGCCGACGTCAAGATCGCTGTCGACCCGGCGTTCAAGCTTTCGGAGCGCACTCGCGAACTCGCAGATGCCAAGGCGCGCACCACCCATTACTTCGAGACCACCAGCGACGCCTTCTTCGACAACGAGAGGGCTCTGCTCGAGCGCCACCCGATCGACGTCGCGCTGATCGACGGGCTGCACACCTACGAGCAGGTGGTGCGCGATGTCGAGTACACGGTGCAGTACCTACGCGAGGACGGCGTCATCTTCCTCCACGACTGCAACCCCCCGTTCGAGCTGGCCGGCCGCCGCGCGGAGTCCTGGGACGACTTCATCGCCCAGCAGAAGGGTCCGCTGGTGATCGGGCTGTGGAACGGCGATGTGTGGAAAGCGATCGTTCACCTGCGTAGCACCCGTCCCGATCTGCTGGTCGGCGTCCTCAAATGCGACCAGGGTGTCGGCTTCGTGCGCAAAGGGACTCCGGAATCCACGCTGCCCTACACGCCGGAACAGGTCGAGGCGCTCACCTACGCAGATCTCAAAGCCGATCGAAAGCGCCTCCTCAATCTCAAGCCGCCGCGGTATGTCGACGAGCTCCTCGGTAGCGGCGCCGGCTCGACGCCGAAATAG
- a CDS encoding glycosyltransferase: MKFVLATWGSRGDIEPSAAVGRELVRRGHDVAMAVPPDLVDFTEAAGVPAIGFGPESQTILDAHRDFWTCFFRTPWRIRELIRARVEIAGPLLAGWQEMSTTLMTLADGADLIFTGINFEDAAANVAEHHDIPLATLHYFPLRPNGQVLTFLPARVGRLAVRAFWWLSWRVTKTVEDTQRRELGLPQATGSAPQRITQRGSLEVQAYDEACFPGLAAEWAEHAAQRPFVGTLTLGLSTEADDEVSSWIAAGTPPIYFGFGSIPVESPADTIAMIGAACDALGERALIGAAGTDFSKVPHGDNIKVVGMLNYPSVFPRCRALVHHGGSSTTPIAMRAGVPQLILYWDMVHAVYGGAVKRLKVGTARRFSTATEATLVADLWTILDPGYRTRARELASRITEPAVSASTTADLLERAVHTQRVG, from the coding sequence ATGAAGTTCGTGCTGGCCACGTGGGGGAGCCGGGGCGACATCGAACCGTCGGCCGCCGTCGGCCGCGAGCTCGTCCGACGGGGCCACGACGTCGCGATGGCCGTCCCGCCGGACCTCGTCGACTTCACGGAGGCGGCCGGCGTGCCGGCGATCGGCTTCGGTCCGGAGTCACAGACCATCCTCGACGCTCACCGCGACTTCTGGACCTGCTTCTTCCGCACCCCCTGGCGGATACGCGAACTGATCCGCGCTCGGGTGGAGATCGCAGGCCCGCTCCTCGCGGGATGGCAGGAGATGAGCACGACGCTGATGACACTGGCGGACGGAGCCGACCTGATCTTCACCGGCATCAACTTCGAAGATGCCGCAGCCAATGTCGCCGAGCATCACGACATTCCGCTGGCCACGTTGCACTACTTCCCGCTACGGCCCAACGGTCAGGTCCTGACATTCCTGCCTGCGCGGGTGGGTCGTCTGGCAGTGCGCGCGTTCTGGTGGCTGTCGTGGCGCGTCACGAAGACGGTCGAGGACACGCAGCGCCGCGAACTCGGTCTCCCGCAGGCGACAGGGTCCGCGCCGCAGCGCATCACCCAGCGGGGATCGCTGGAAGTCCAGGCCTACGACGAGGCGTGCTTTCCCGGGCTCGCGGCCGAATGGGCAGAACACGCCGCCCAGCGACCGTTCGTGGGGACACTGACGCTGGGGTTGTCGACCGAAGCCGACGACGAGGTCTCGTCGTGGATCGCCGCGGGAACCCCGCCGATCTATTTCGGGTTCGGGAGCATCCCCGTGGAGTCGCCTGCGGACACGATCGCCATGATCGGCGCGGCCTGCGACGCCCTTGGCGAACGTGCGCTGATCGGAGCCGCCGGGACCGACTTCAGCAAAGTCCCGCACGGTGACAACATCAAAGTGGTCGGCATGCTGAACTATCCGAGCGTCTTCCCCCGTTGTCGCGCGCTCGTGCACCATGGCGGCTCCAGCACAACGCCCATTGCGATGCGCGCCGGGGTGCCGCAGCTGATCCTCTACTGGGACATGGTGCACGCGGTCTACGGAGGCGCTGTCAAACGACTGAAAGTAGGCACCGCCCGGCGGTTTTCCACCGCAACCGAGGCCACGCTGGTTGCCGACCTGTGGACCATTCTCGATCCCGGGTACCGCACCCGAGCTCGCGAGCTGGCCTCCCGGATCACCGAACCTGCTGTCAGCGCATCGACCACAGCGGACCTGCTGGAGCGGGCGGTGCACACCCAGCGGGTCGGGTGA
- a CDS encoding MbtH family protein: MSINPFDDDKGSFVVLVNDEGQHSLWPTFADVPAGWRVVHGQASRAECLEYIESNWTDIRPRTLRERLAAGGVSDN, from the coding sequence TTGAGCATCAATCCGTTCGACGACGACAAGGGCAGCTTCGTCGTCCTGGTCAACGACGAAGGCCAGCACAGCCTGTGGCCGACCTTCGCCGACGTGCCGGCCGGGTGGCGGGTGGTCCACGGCCAAGCGAGCCGCGCCGAGTGTCTGGAGTACATCGAATCGAACTGGACTGACATCCGGCCGAGAACACTGCGCGAACGGCTGGCGGCGGGCGGGGTGTCCGATAACTAA
- a CDS encoding class I SAM-dependent methyltransferase, with protein sequence MDRTTLHQVWKTILIVIALGVATACYFAPALLAVIGVLLVALVCARALYRGRDRFIPNLYARDIRVYDDDYRAFIGQSLEDLRQCRIADHTLLREASQLAPPAGADADALVLDLGVWIGWSTRLTADASGRPVYGFDTFEGLVEDWQIDDQLVIKRGTFSLTEPLAKRFITDTGVTLRDGIPPALGRDVQFIKGSTYDTLEPFLASKPAAPIALFHMDLDTYESCLHALETCKDRFVEGSILVFDEYLVTNGEMRAFYEFQSKYGLQWRYRAWGLEIWEMNVEMVTARWKRLAYYLILIAGYWSLGDGRYVWTFFEKRFWRFWLGAPIGDIAFMLGAAGQRKSVSLEITGLGSIGHQRS encoded by the coding sequence GTGGATCGCACGACCCTGCATCAGGTGTGGAAGACGATCCTCATCGTCATCGCGCTCGGGGTCGCCACGGCCTGTTACTTCGCGCCGGCACTTCTCGCTGTCATCGGGGTGCTGCTGGTCGCGCTCGTGTGCGCCCGGGCGCTCTACCGTGGTCGCGATCGGTTCATCCCGAATCTGTACGCCCGGGACATCAGGGTCTACGACGATGACTACCGGGCATTCATCGGACAGTCCCTCGAAGACTTGCGGCAGTGCAGGATTGCCGACCACACCCTGTTGCGGGAGGCATCGCAGCTCGCTCCGCCGGCGGGCGCCGACGCCGACGCGCTGGTACTGGACCTCGGCGTGTGGATCGGATGGTCGACCCGGCTGACCGCCGACGCGAGCGGTCGCCCGGTCTACGGTTTCGATACTTTCGAAGGTCTTGTCGAGGACTGGCAGATCGACGACCAACTCGTCATCAAACGCGGAACCTTCTCCCTGACCGAACCTCTCGCCAAGCGCTTCATCACCGATACCGGCGTCACCCTGCGTGACGGGATACCACCTGCGCTCGGCCGCGACGTGCAGTTCATCAAGGGCAGCACCTACGACACGCTCGAACCATTTCTCGCCTCCAAACCGGCGGCGCCGATCGCGCTGTTCCACATGGACCTGGACACCTACGAGAGCTGCCTGCACGCACTGGAGACCTGCAAGGACCGCTTCGTCGAAGGATCGATCCTAGTATTCGACGAGTACCTGGTGACCAACGGCGAGATGCGCGCGTTCTACGAATTCCAGAGCAAGTACGGGCTGCAGTGGCGATACCGGGCGTGGGGCCTGGAGATCTGGGAGATGAACGTCGAGATGGTCACGGCGCGGTGGAAGCGCCTCGCGTACTACCTCATCTTGATCGCCGGGTACTGGTCACTGGGGGACGGCCGCTATGTATGGACTTTCTTCGAGAAACGGTTCTGGCGATTCTGGCTGGGCGCACCGATCGGCGACATCGCGTTCATGCTCGGTGCAGCCGGGCAGCGGAAGTCGGTCAGCCTGGAGATTACCGGCCTGGGCAGCATTGGACACCAAAGGTCCTGA